In Marinibacterium anthonyi, the DNA window AGGTAATCCAGCCGCGCGCCCGCCTTGGCAAAGCTCTGCGCCACCGCCATCAGGAAAGCGCCGTTCCCGGCCAGCACCGCCTTGTCCCGCAGCGGCAAGGCGCCCGATCCGGTCTTGAGCATCCTCTGCGCCGCCGCCGCCCCGATCACACCGGGCAATGTCCAGCCGGGGAACGGCAGGGGGCGTTCCATGGCGCCGGCGGCGACCACAAGCGCGCGCGCCTCGATGCTCAGCGCCCGGCCCGCCTGCTGGGCGGACAGGCAGAACCGGCCGTCGTCCAGCCGCGCGCCCCAGAACACCTCGGCCCCGGTGACGATCTCGACCCCGGCTTCGGTCGCGGCCCTGGCCGCCGCCTGGCCAAGCTGCACGGGGCCGGTCGTCGCAAAGGCGCTGTCGGGCTGGCCGGGCTGCATGGCGTATTGCCCGCCCGGCGTCGGATAAAGGTCGATGCAGATGACCCGCGCGCCGGTCCGCGCCGCGGCCAGCGCGGCGGCAAGTCCTGCGGGGCCGGCGCCCACGACGGCGATATCGCCCTTCATTCCGCCATCCCCGTCCGCACGTTCATGTCCGGGCGCACCCGTTCCAGGCAGGCCCGCGTCCAGCGCCCGTCAACCTCGACCGCGCATTCCATGCACAGCCCCATGCCGCAGAACATGCCCCGCGGCGCGCCCAGTTTCGGGCTGTACCGCCAGCCCGGCGCGCGGGCCGACAGGACCTCGGTCAGGGGCAGGCCCTCGGTGCAATTCACCGCGGCACCATCGAGCAGGATCCGAACCTCGCGCCCGCTCATGCCGCCACCCCCGCAAAGCGCTTGGGCGCATAAAGCCGCGCCGCATCGGCGCGCAGGGCGGCGTCCAGCACGGGTTTGCCGGTGATCTCCCCGGCCAGGAACCGGCCCAGCATCAGCGACCGGCAATAGCCCGACCCGTTGTCGCCGGCACAGATCCACAGCCCGTCGCGTTCCAGCGGGCCGGCCAGAAAGCGGGCATCGGGCGACACCGCTTCGAACCGGACCCAGGACCGCAGCAGCGCGATATCGGCCAGCCCCGGGAACAGCGTCACCAGCATGTCGATGGAGGACATGACGAAGCCTGGCGGCACCTCGCGGACGGCATCCTTGGCATTGGGCGCCGTGTCCATCAGCTCCATCACGGTGTTGAACAGGATCTGCCCGCTGGCCGCCTGCTGGATCTGGGTATAGCCGCTGTCGACCCCGCCCTTGCGTTCCACGCCGCTGACCACGTGGCGGATCGTGCCAGCCGGCTGGCGCAGCGCGGCCAGGCACTGGGCCTGACGCGGGAACAGCGGGACGTAGATGCCTTCGGCCCCGGCGATCTCCTGCGACCAGGGGCCGGCCGCCAGCACAACCGCATCGGCGGTGACCTCCTGCCCCGACGCCATCCGGACGCCCTGCACTTTTCCGCCGGCAATCAGCAAACCGGTTACCGGCGCATGGTCCATTGCGGTGGCGCCCGCCGCGCGGGCGGCGGCAAGCACGGCGCGGGCGGCGCGGAAGGGATTGATGGTGGCGGTGTCCGGCGCGTAGGTCGCCGCCCTGACCGGGCCGGTCAGCCCGGGTTCAAGGGCGCGCAGTTCGGACGCGGACAGAATCCGGTAGGGCGCGCCAAGGGCACGTTCCTCGGCGATCCAGCTCTCGGCGCTGGCGATATCCTCGTCATCTAGGCAGAAACCCACCTGCCCCTGTGCATTGTGTTCGATCGCATCGCCGCTGCGGTCGGAAAAGCTGCGCCAGAGGCCGCAGGCCTCGGTCAGCAGCGCGTATTCTTCCAGCCCGTGCATGTGCACGCCGATGGCCGCCAGACTGCCGCCGGTCACCGCGCCGCCAAAGGATTTCGCCTCGAGCACCAGGGGCTTCGCACCTGCCTCGGCCAGCGCAAGCGCCGTCGCCAGGCCGACGATACCGCCGCCCACGACAATGACATCGACGCTGGCGGGCAGGCTGGTCATGCGGCCTCCGGCCAGGTGCTGCGGCGAAAGGCGGCCGGGGCGTTGTTCCAGAAGCGCGCGTCGCGCAGCCCCGTCGCGTCGGGCACCGGTTCGCCCAGGTCGCCCATGGCGGCCAGCGCGTTGTCCAGGTGCGCCGGATCCGGGAAGC includes these proteins:
- the hcnA gene encoding Hydrogen cyanide synthase subunit HcnA, with translation MSGREVRILLDGAAVNCTEGLPLTEVLSARAPGWRYSPKLGAPRGMFCGMGLCMECAVEVDGRWTRACLERVRPDMNVRTGMAE
- the hcnC_2 gene encoding Hydrogen cyanide synthase subunit HcnC precursor is translated as MTSLPASVDVIVVGGGIVGLATALALAEAGAKPLVLEAKSFGGAVTGGSLAAIGVHMHGLEEYALLTEACGLWRSFSDRSGDAIEHNAQGQVGFCLDDEDIASAESWIAEERALGAPYRILSASELRALEPGLTGPVRAATYAPDTATINPFRAARAVLAAARAAGATAMDHAPVTGLLIAGGKVQGVRMASGQEVTADAVVLAAGPWSQEIAGAEGIYVPLFPRQAQCLAALRQPAGTIRHVVSGVERKGGVDSGYTQIQQAASGQILFNTVMELMDTAPNAKDAVREVPPGFVMSSIDMLVTLFPGLADIALLRSWVRFEAVSPDARFLAGPLERDGLWICAGDNGSGYCRSLMLGRFLAGEITGKPVLDAALRADAARLYAPKRFAGVAA